From a single Phragmites australis chromosome 7, lpPhrAust1.1, whole genome shotgun sequence genomic region:
- the LOC133923599 gene encoding subtilisin-like protease SBT2.5, with protein MAFFKPYLVLCYILTFLSLNCGPSHVLAKVYMVVMEDDPVISYKASRNHVMRGEEAQKYKEVATTKHDIFLDSFLPLGSYKKLYSYTHLLNGFALHAESEETVRILSGAKGVRLIQEDIKMAKMTMYTPNFIGASGVWPLLGGAENSGDGVVIGMIDTGIDPKNPSFVRNSMSSQEKPPPASFKGICSTGNKFPPDSCNGKIVGAMWFARAGQASGEFNATIHYASPYDPDGHGSHTASIAAGNFHTPLVSRGYNFGHASGMAPGARLAIYKAAYPFGGYMSDVIAAVDQAVEDGVNVISLSMGPSSVSSGPASFLNMLETQLLLATKAGVSVIQAVGNGGPDENSVVSFSPWILSVAASTTDRKYRKSIIIGNGQVFSCGALSPPTPGKTMYPLAWADDVSIENSTDGSADCQDPKVFIEHLVQGKVIICMFVSSNYFEGDSLAGIVDTIQKIGAAGVIVTDRYSGDVDIEYEPAFPTTIPSAIVLNGADMRALLRYYNNNTVRDEDGKIVSFGATVRILEGRRATYTGEAPVVADYSSRGPDVENAQMQPAEVLKPNVMAPGHHIWGAWSPTSHAMPEIQGENYALLSGTSMATPHVAGVAALIKQRHPTWSPAMIMSAIMTTADVTDRSGRPLMARRDAGVVEPATPFDMGAGAINAASALDPGLVFDAGYRDYLQFLCAVPGVDEAAVLRAVGAPCPSPPPRVGSRWCSDLNAPSVTVASLVGSRRVDRRVTSVGAENETYMAYVRAPDGVAVRVSPNEFAIAPGATRALRIVLSTTAPGNAFSFGEVVLKSDKKHSVRIPLAVYPAAALGP; from the exons ATGGCTTTTTTCAAGCCATATCTAGTGCTCTGTTATATTCTTACTTTTCTGAGCTTAAATTGTGGTCCATCTCATGTACTTGCCAAGGTTTATATGGTGGTGATGGAGGATGACCCAGTCATTTCTTACAAAGCAAGCCGCAACCATGTAAT GAGAGGTGAGGAAGCTCAGAAGTACAAAGAAGTGGCGACAACAAAGCATGACATCTTCCTGGACTCATTTCTCCCACTAGGATCTTACAAGAAACTATACAGTTACACACACCTGCTTAATGGTTTTGCTCTCCACGCTGAATCTGAAGAG ACAGTTAGAATTCTTAGTGGTGCAAAAGGAGTTAGGCTCATCCAAGAAGACATCAAAATGGCCAAGATGACAATGTACACTCCAAATTTCATTGGAGCTAGTGGAGTCTGGCCACTCCTGGGTGGTGCTGAAAATTCTGGTGATGGTGTGGTGATTGGCATGATTGATACTGGCATTGATCCCAAGAACCCAAGCTTTGTTAGAAACAGCATGTCAAGCCAAGAAAAGCCACCACCGGCTAGTTTCAAAGGAATATGTAGTACTGGGAATAAATTCCCTCCAGATTCATGCAATGGTAAGATAGTGGGAGCTATGTGGTTTGCACGTGCTGGTCAAGCGTCTGGAGAGTTCAATGCTACAATTCACTATGCATCTCCTTACGATCCAGATGGTCATGGCAG CCACACTGCGTCAATCGCAGCTGGAAATTTCCATACACCTTTAGTATCTAGAGGCTACAACTTTGGGCATGCAAGCGGCATGGCCCCTGGAGCTCG TCTTGCAATCTACAAAGCTGCCTATCCTTTTGGTGGATACATGTCAGATGTGATAGCTGCAGTCGACCAG GCAGTAGAGGATGGTGTCAATGTTATTAGTCTTTCTATGGGTCCTTCTTCCGTTTCATCTGGACCAGCATCTTTCCTCAATATGCTTGAGACACAACTGCTCCTTGCCACCAAGGCTGGAGTCTCAGTTATTCAAGCAGTTGGCAATGGAGGCCCTGATGAGAACTCAGTCGTCTCTTTCAGCCCATGGATATTAAGTGTCGCTGCTTCGACAACAGACCGGAAGTACAGAAAATCAATCATAATTGGCAATGGGCAAGTCTTCTCTTGCGGCGCCCTTTCCC CACCAACACCAGGCAAAACAATGTACCCACTAGCATGGGCTGATGATGTGAGCATCGAAAATTCGACCGACGGGTCTGCCGATTGCCAAGATCCTAAGGTCTTCATCGAACATCTTGTCCAGGGAAAGGTGATTATTTGCATGTTTGTGTCATCAAACTATTTCGAAGGAGACAGCCTTGCTGGCATCGTGGATACAATTCAGAAAATTGGAGCTGCTGGAGTCATTGTCACTGATCGTTATTCGGGCGACGTCGACATTGAATATGAACCTGCATTTCCCACCACAATTCCTTCAGCCATAGTTCTAAACGGTGCTGACATGCGG GCTCTCCTGAGGTACTACAACAATAACACTGTTCGAGACGAGGATGGAAAAATCGTCAGCTTCGGAGCGACTGTCCGGATTCTAGAGGGACGGCGCGCAACCTACACGGGAGAAGCACCCGTCGTCGCCGACTACTCGTCGAGGGGACCGGACGTGGAGAACGCGCAGATGCAGCCAGCAGAGGTGCTGAAACCGAACGTCATGGCGCCGGGGCATCACATATGGGGAGCCTGGAGCCCGACGAGCCACGCCATGCCAGAAATCCAGGGCGAGAACTACGCATTGCTGTCTGGCACAAGCATGGCCACCCCGCACGTCGCGGGGGTGGCGGCGCTGATCAAGCAGAGGCACCCGACGTGGAGCCCCGCCATGATCATGTCGGCGATCATGACGACCGCGGACGTGACCGACCGCTCCGGGCGTCCCCTGATGGCGAGGCGTGACGCGGGCGTCGTGGAGCCCGCGACGCCGTTCGACATGGGCGCGGGCGCCATCAACGCGGCGAGCGCCCTGGACCCAGGCCTGGTGTTCGACGCTGGGTACAGGGACTACCTCCAGTTCCTGTGCGCGGTGCCCGGCGTGGACGAGGCCGCGGTGCTGCGCGCGGTGGGCGCGCCGTGCCCTTCGCCCCCACCGCGGGTGGGGTCGCGGTGGTGCTCGGACCTGAACGCGCCGAGCGTGACGGTGGCGAGCCTGGTGGGGTCGCGGCGGGTGGACCGGCGGGTGACTAGCGTGGGCGCGGAGAACGAGACGTACATGGCGTACGTGCGCGCGCCCGACGGCGTGGCGGTGCGCGTGTCGCCCAACGAGTTCGCCATCGCGCCCGGCGCGACGCGGGCGCTGCGGATCGTGCTCAGCACCACCGCGCCGGGGAACGCCTTCAGCTTCGGCGAGGTGGTACTCAAGAGCGACAAGAAGCACAGCGTCCGGATCCCCCTCGCCGTGTACCCCGCTGCGGCACTGGGCCCATGA
- the LOC133924675 gene encoding glutamate dehydrogenase 2, mitochondrial, with protein sequence MNALAATSRNFRQAARLLGLDSKLEKSLLIPFREIKVECSIPKDDGTLASFIGFRVQHDNARGPMKGGIRYHPEVDPDEVNALAQLMTWKTAVAAIPYGGAKGGIGCSPGELSKSELERLTRVFTQKIHDLIGTHTDIPAPDMGTNAQTMAWILDEYSKFHGHSPAVVTGKPIDLGGSLGRDAATGRGVMYATEALLAEYGKSIPESTFVIQGFGNVGSWAAQLIHEKGGKIIALGDVTGSIRSNAGIDIPALMKHRNEGGALKDFHGAEVMDSSELLVHECDVLIPCALGGVLNRENAPHVKAKFIIEAANHPTDPEADEILAKKGVTVLPDIYANSGGVIVSYFEWVQNIQGFMWDEEKVNNELQKYMGSAFHHIKAMCKSQDCNLRMGAFTLGVNRVARATLLRGWEA encoded by the exons ATGAACGCGCTCGCCGCCACCAGCCGCAACTTCCGGCAAGCCGCGAGGCTGCTCGGCCTCGACTCCAAGCTCGAGAAGAGTCTCCTGATACCTTTCCGTGAGATCAAG GTGGAATGCTCCATCCCCAAAGACGACGGCACCTTGGCGTCGTTCATAGGTTTCCGCGTGCAGCATGACAATGCCCGCGGGCCGATGAAAGGCGGTATCCGCTATCACCCTGAG GTTGATCCAGATGAAGTAAACGCACTTGCTCAACTGATGACATGGAAGACAGCAGTTGCAGCAATACCATATGGTGGAGCAAAGGGAGGGATTGGATGCTCTCCTGGTGAACTAAGTAAAAGTGAGTTAGAGCGGTTGACACGTGTATTTACACAGAAGATTCATGATCTTATTGGAACTCATACGGATATTCCAGCTCCAGACATGGGGACGAATGCACAG ACCATGGCATGGATTTTAGATGAGTATTCAAAATTCCATGGTCATTCCCCAGCAGTTGTGACAGGGAAACCAATA GATCTTGGTGGATCATTAGGCAGAGATGCTGCCACAGGACGAGGCGTGATGTATGCTACTGAGGCTCTCCTGGCTGAATATGGGAAGTCCATTCCTGAATCAACTTTTGTTATTCAG GGTTTTGGTAATGTTGGTTCATGGGCTGCACAACTTATCCATGAGAAGGGTGGTAAGATAATTGCACTTGGAGATGTGACAGGCTCAATCAGAAGCAATGCTGGCATAGACATACCTGCTTTGATGAAGCACAGAAATGAGGGTGGTGCTTTGAAAGACTTCCATGGTGCAGAGGTTATGGATTCTTCTGAGTTGCTTGTGCATGAATGTGATGTTCTTATCCCATGTGCCTTAGGTGGAGTCCTTAACAG GGAAAATGCGCCACACGTGAAGGCCAAATTTATAATTGAAGCTGCTAACCATCCAACTGATCCAGAGGCAGATGAG ATTCTTGCCAAGAAGGGTGTGACTGTATTGCCTGATATCTATGCTAATTCTGGTGGTGTGATCGTTAGCTACTTTGAGTGGGTTCAG AACATTCAAGGGTTCATGTGGGATGAAGAGAAAGTGAACAATGAACTCCAGAAGTATATGGGCAGCGCGTTTCATCACATCAAGGCCATGTGCAAGTCTCAAGATTGCAACCTTAGGATGGGGGCATTCACCTTAGGGGTTAACCGGGTCGCCCGTGCCACCCTGTTGAGGGGCTGGGAGGCATGA
- the LOC133925571 gene encoding uncharacterized protein LOC133925571, with product MLAIVEVDARHAAKGKKAAEQEGKTPPPQPVAALRKHRQPTPDHPPYCWMIGEAIDALGEDGGSAEDSISAFICARYPGVPAAHDRLLRHYLAKHVAEGFFVLNAHGRYARSPEESAAVEFPVEPSAVVSSEAACVGSLVTQAKRGRGRPRKDGSLPGSPSGKKGGSGAQYATPKRRGQRRDAAPLAADEGSVPASSVSIANNKDGSQATSSTPRRRRRLRKLALGATDGSGAALFTDKDGGDAPSITDKEHGRSRERALMIVHDGAATTSARDKVCGEAPPTTPKDHDPCELALVTATDVFALTPAMDKKDGGAAPSFSLALVANHDGVSTTSTDPEHSSQPCELALVSADDGSVPALVADKKDDGEAPYATYKRRRQPPRKVAPVAIAAHGSAPASTAGEKAGGKALSATPKGRRRQRQKPALLATGDLSAPTVAGKKAGSMVSFATPKLTPVTAGGGSTTASVADKDSNVDGVATKPHGRPRKLYPPTADEIPDDPLFCLLALPACMPAAANA from the exons ATGCTGGCCATCGTGGAGGTGGACGCGCGGCACGCCGCTAAGGGGAAGAAGGCCGCGGAGCAGGAGGGGAAGACGCCGCCACCGCAGCCGGTGGCAGCCCTGCGGAAGCACCGGCAACCCACGCCGGATCACCCACCCTATTGCTGG ATGATCGGAGAGGCGATCGACGCGTTGGGCGAGGACGGCGGCTCGGCGGAGGACTCCATCTCGGCCTTCATCTGCGCCAGGTACCCCGGCGTGCCCGCGGCGCACGACAGGCTCCTCCGGCACTACCTCGCCAAGCACGTTGCCGAGGGCTTCTTCGTGCTCAACGCGCACGGTCGGTACGCGCGCAGCCCCGAGGAGTCCGCGGCCGTGGAGTTCCCGGTGGAGCCTTCCGCGGTGGTCTCATCCGAGGCGGCGTGCGTTGGGTCTCTGGTGACACAGGCCAAGCGTGGCCGTGGCCGGCCGCGGAAGGATGGCTCGTTGCCGGGATCGCCTTCCGGCAAGAAGGGCGGCAGCGGGGCACAGTACGCGACGCCTAAGCGCCGTGGACAGCGTCGCGACGCAGCGCCGCTGGCCGCTGACGAGGGCTCTGTTCCAGCGTCATCGGTTTCTATTGCCAACAATAAGGACGGAAGCCAGGCGACGTCCTCGACGCCCAGGCGCCGTCGCCGGCTTCGCAAGCTGGCGCTGGGCGCCACTGACGGCTCTGGCGCAGCACTCTTCACAGACAAGGACGGCGGCGACGCCCCATCCATCACGGACAAGGAGCATGGACGATCGCGTGAGCGGGCACTGATGATCGTCCACGACGGCGCTGCCACAACATCCGCCAGAGACAAGGTATGCGGTGAGGCCCCTCCAACCACGCCCAAGGACCATGATCCTTGCGAGCTGGCGCTGGTGACCGCCACCGACGTGTTTGCACTAACGCCGGCCATGGACAAGAAGGACGGCGGCGCGGCTCCATCCTTCAGCCTGGCCCTCGTGGCCAACCACGACGGTGTTTCCACAACGTCCACCGATCCCGAGCACAGTAGCCAGCCTTGCGAGCTGGCGCTCGTGTCTGCTGACGACGGCTCTGTTCCGGCGTTGGTTGCTGACAAGAAGGATGACGGTGAGGCTCCATATGCAACGTACAAGCGTCGTCGTCAGCCTCCTCGCAAGGTAGCGCCAGTGGCGATTGCTGCCCACGGCTCTGCCCCAGCATCCACTGCAGGCGAGAAGGCTGGCGGCAAGGCTCTGTCAGCTACACCCAAGGGCCGTCGCCGGCAGAGGCAAAAACCGGCCCTGTTGGCCACCGGTGACCTCTCTGCCCCTACAGTTGCTGGCAAGAAGGCAGGCAGTATGGTCTCATTTGCAACGCCCAAGCTGACACCAGTGACTGCCGGTGGCGGCTCTACCACGGCGTCAGTTGCTGACAAGGACAGCAACGTGGATGGAGTAGCGACGAAGCCGCACGGCCGGCCTCGCAAACTGTACCCACCGACCGCTGACGAGATACCAGATGATCCGTTGTTCTGTTTGCTCGCGTTGCCTGCTTGTatgccggcggcggcgaacgCGTAG
- the LOC133924677 gene encoding glycine-rich cell wall structural protein 2-like gives MDGPRRPAPGRGRGRGQEVPPGWAGDAGSGQGSSPDGSWRYGWGWTSGPGGGWGYGHGSAAQGPRGTAEGSAYGFGYGSGGGGGVGGGGSGRGGFGFGFGGRGGEGGRFGWGAGGGAFGVGGDHGGWGARGGFGGGGQRPQRGGRGGGN, from the coding sequence ATGGACGGGCCTAGGCGTCCCGCGCCAGGGCGGGGGCGGGGCCGGGGGCAGGAGGTGCCGCCTGGGTGGGCCGGCGATGCCGGGTCCGGGCAGGGCTCCAGCCCCGACGGTTCGTGGAGGTACGGCTGGGGGTGGACCTCCGGGCCCGGGGGCGGCTGGGGCTACGGCCACGGCTCGGCTGCGCAGGGTCCCCGCGGCACTGCCGAGGGCTCCGCGTACGGGTTTGGCTACGGCAGCGGCGGTGGGGGCGGGGTCGGTGGTGGAGGAAGCGGGCGTGGAGGCTTCGGGTTCGGGttcggcggacgcggcggcgagggcggccgTTTCGGCTGGGGAGCCGGCGGCGGGGCGTTTGGCGTTGGAGGTGACCACGGGGGCTGGGGAGCGCGCGGTGggttcggcggcggcgggcaacGGCCACAGCGCGGTGGGCGCGGTGGCGGCAACTGA